A single region of the Nicotiana sylvestris chromosome 6, ASM39365v2, whole genome shotgun sequence genome encodes:
- the LOC138870297 gene encoding uncharacterized protein, which translates to MTPVIFTSSTTLPSIAPPSSVQYAEEGSSSRSLAMRSVTLEVPANNSLLRTSGGADDWLKPLIGDIEKKKMDNHSCLTLMNDIVHSTLKDNLIGTELMGRISLLEKKARESEKSIHEAEEIARGAQLEAANWKEQFENAQGTIEELLESRNLLEQQKRGLTSELAVAKASSSQFEKDKECLECSFSEQLSNCSEEIRELKVLLAKKEEYAGELVQSLTQAQADLKISSDKVRTLESSHASLEASFESSLAENQVLKNDLAMWEREYELLEENFNIEVSWLF; encoded by the exons ATGACTCctgttattttcacttcttctaccactcTTCCTTCTATAGCTCCCCCTTCCTCTGTTCAATATGCAGAGGAGGGTTCTAGTAGTAGAAGCTTGGCTATGAGGAGCGTTACACTTGAAGTTCCTGCTAACAACAGCCTTTTAAGGACGTCTGGTGGAGCAGATGACTGGCTTAAGCCtttgattggagatattgagaagaagaagatggacaaccatagctgcttaactttgatgaatgacattgttcattctactttgaag GAtaacctcattggtacagaattgatgggaagaatttcccttctggaaaagaaagcccgtgagtctgaaaagtctatccatgaggctgaggaaatagccaGGGGAGCACAGCTAGAAGCGGCCAATTGgaaagagcagtttgagaatgctcagggaacTATAGAAGAATTGCTAGAGAGTAGAAATCTCCTGGAGCAACAAAAGCGAGGTCTGACTTCTGAGCTAGCAgttgccaaggcttcttcaagccaatttgagAAAGATAAGGAATGCCTTGAGTGTTCATTTTCAGAACAACTATCAAATTgtagtgaagagatcagagaacTTAAGGTACTCTTGGCcaagaaagaagagtatgcaggggagttagtgcaaagcttgactcaagctcaagctgaTTTAAAAATCTCTTCTGATAAGGTACGTACCTtagagagttctcatgcctcccttgaagcatCCTTTGAATCCTCTTTAGCTGAAAatcaagtgttaaagaatgatcttgctatgtgggaaagggagtatgaacttcttgaggagaattttaacatagaggtgagttggcTTTTCTaa